Proteins encoded together in one Salvelinus fontinalis isolate EN_2023a chromosome 6, ASM2944872v1, whole genome shotgun sequence window:
- the phykpl gene encoding 5-phosphohydroxy-L-lysine phospho-lyase isoform X2 has protein sequence MELLNANSRFLHDNIVQYADRLAATLPDKLCVFYFVNSGSEANDLALRLAHQYTKHEDVIVLDHAYHGHLTSLIDISPYKFQKLTGQKEWVHVAPIPDTYRGIFREDHPNPAQAYADTVKDVIDKVHQKGRKVSAFFAESLPSVGGQILLPKGYSTKVAEYVRSAGGVFVADEVQTGFGRVGSHFWAFQLQGDDFSPDIVTMGKPMGNGHPLSCVATTAEIAGAFTANGVEYFNTFGGNPVSCAIGLAVLDVIEKEDLRGNSSRVGGHLLDRLTQLQTKHPIIGDVRGVGLFVGLELVTDKEQRTPATDAAAQVVRRLKEEYICVSTDGPWENIVKFKPPMCFSMEDADLVADRIHHILTDMERSHQKLDSGDF, from the exons ATGGAGCTTCTGAATGCCAATTCGCGCTTCCTTCACGACAATATAGTTCAGTATGCCGACCGCCTCGCCGCCACTCTGCCCGACAAGCTGTGTGTCTTCTATTTTGTCAACTCAGG TTCAGAGGCCAATGATCTGGCACTACGCTTGGCCCACCAGTACACCAAACATGAAGACGTCATTGTGCTTGACCA CGCATATCATGGGCACCTGACTTCGCTCATCGATATCAGCCCATACAAGTTCCAGAAGCTGACAGGACAGAAAGAGTGGGTTCACGTG GCACCCATACCAGACACCTATAGAGGTATATTCAGAGAGGACCATCCCAACCCAGCCCAGGCATATGCAGATACTGTGAAGGATGTGATAGACAAGGTGCACCAAAAAGGTCGCAAG GTTTCTGCATTTTTTGCTGAGTCATTGCCCAGTGTTGGAGGCCAAATCCTCTTGCCCAAGGGATACTCAACTAAAGTAGCAGA ATACGTGCGCTCTGCAGGGGGAGTGTTTGTGGCGGACGAGGTGCAAACAGGTTTTGGGCGTGTGGGGAGCCATTTCTGGGCCTTCCAGCTGCAAGGTGATGATTTTAGCCCTGACATAGTGACTATGGGCAAGCCGATGGGCAACGGACATCCCCTGTCATGTGTAGCAACCACAGCGGAGATCGCTGGGGCCTTCACAGCCAACGGAGTGGAGTACTTCAATACA TTTGGCGGTAACCCAGTGTCGTGTGCCATCGGCCTGGCTGTCCTGGACGTGATTGAGAAGGAGGACCTGAGGGGGAACTCCTCAAGGGTAGGAGGACACCTATTGGACCGGCTGACACAGCTACAGACCAAACATCCAATCATTGGAGACGTCCG TGGAGTGGGGCTGTTTGTGGGCTTGGAGTTGGTCACCGACAAAGAACAGAGGACCCCAGCTACAGACGCAGCAGCGCAAGTTGTCAGAAG ACTGAAAGAGGAGTATATCTGTGTCAGTACAGACGGCCCCTGGGAGAACATTGTCAAGTTTAAACCTCCCATGTGCTTCAGTATGGAGGACGCAGACTTGGTGGCAGACAGGATACACCACATCCTCACAG